GCGGACTCTGGAACGGCGGGTGAGGAGACGGGACATGAGGTGGTCCTCCGGGAACCTGAGGGCGGGAAGAGGGGAAGTCACTGCGCCGGGACCGTCTGGACGGTGCCGGTGTGCCGGGCGCGTTCGGCGGCGAACGCCGCGAGGTGGCTGCCGAGCGAGGTGGCGGGACCGGAGCGCACGGCCCCCGGGTCGCCGGTGGCGACGGCGGTGACGAACGCCTCGACGAGTGCGGCGTCCCCGCCGCCGTGCCCGTCGGCCGCGTTCGAACCGGACGCGCCGAGTTCGTGGACGGTGGACTCGCCGGTCCGGAAGTCCTGCACCGTGACCCGCTCACCGTCACCGATGAGCCAGCCGTGCGAGCCGAAGATCCGGGTCTGGCGATGGGTCTGCTCGGTGAACGCGACCATCTGGAAGGTCGCGGTCACCCCGTCCGTCAGCTGCATGGCGAGGACCTGGTGGTCCACCACGTCGTTGTCGCTCCGGTAGGCGCAGACCCCGTACGGGCCCTCGCGCAGCGCCTGCACGAGACCGGCCTCGTCGGTCGCCCCGGTGACATGGGTGACCGGCCAGACCGCGCCCTTCTCGCGCAGCGTCGGCATGTACAGCTTCAGCGCGCTGTACGGGCAGTCCGCCTCGACCGCGCAGTCCAGGCAGCGCTCGGCGGACCCGGCCGGGGCGTTCTCGGGCCGGAAGTGCTTCAGCCCGCCGAAGCCGGTGACCTGCTCGATCCGGCCGCCCATGACGTACGTGATCCAGTCCAGGTCGTGGCAGGACTTGGCCAGCAGCATCGGGGAGGAGTCCTTCTCGCTGCGCCAGGGGCCGCGTACGTAACTGTGCGCGTAGTGCCACCAGCCGACCGGCTCCAGATGGTCGAGGGAGACCAGCTGACCGAGCACACCGGAGTCCACCACCTCTTTCACCAGGTCGGTGTACGGCGTGTACCGCATGACGTGGCAGACGGCGAACAGCACCCCGGCCCGCTCCACCCCCTCGACGATCCGCCGGGTCTCCTCCTCGGTCGGGGCGAGCGGCTTCTCCGCGAGGATCGCGTAACCGGCCCCGGCCAGGGCCAGCACCGGCTCGACGTGGAAGCGGTCCTGGGTGGCGACGATGACGGCGTCCGCGATGCGGTTCTCCACGAGCGGCCGCCAGTCGTCGAACTCGACGGGCGCGCCGGCCGCCGCCCGCGCCGCGGGGCGCGGATCGGCGACGGCGACGAGTTCGGCGCGCTCGGGGTGCGCCTTGATCCACTCGGCGTACGTCAGACCGCGGTTGCCGGCGCCGACGAGTGCGACGCGTACGGGCCTGCCGGTGATCGGGGTATGCGTGGACACGGGGAATCCCTGGTGCTCGATGGGCGCGGGGGCCCAGGTGGTCAGAAGCGCAGCGTGGCCGCGGTGTGGGCTACGCGGTCGCCCTCGTCCGGGAGCGCGGTGCGCTCGGTGCCGTCCTCGACGCAGCCGGTGTGCAGCAGATGGCTGGAGCCGCCGAACGCCGCCGGCCGCAGTTCGAGCCGGCCCCCGGTGAAGGTGGAGCCGGTCGCCCGGTAGCGGTTGGTGCCTTCGGTGAGCAGCACATGGGCGGTGCCCCCGGGCGCGGCCGAGTCGAGGCCGCTGAGCTGCCAGTCGACGGTCCGGCCGGCTCCGGTACGGGCGAGCAGGGCGCCGTCCTTGTTGGTGCCGGAAAGGCGTGTGCCGTCGATGCGCAGCCGCTGGTCCCCGGCCGAGGTCAGCTTGAGCCCGGTGTCGCGGAGTTCGCCGCCCAGGACGCTGACGTCGGAGTGGGCGAGCGAGACCGGGGCGGTGTCCTTCGAGCCGGTCAGCGTGCACTGGTCGAGGGTGAGCGGCCCGGTGCCGTTGAACACCGCGCCGTCGACGCCCTTCAGCGTGGTGCGCTGGAGGGTGAGCGGGGCGCTGACGCCCGCCTGGGTGATCTCCGCGCCCGCCGCGAAGGCGAAGGCGGAGTCGGCGATCACGTTGGGGCGGGCGGACAGGTCGGAGGCCCGGGAGACGATCAGCGGACCCGTCGCCGTACAGCCCCGCATCTGCACGCCGTCCGCGTTGACCCAGAGCATTCCGGAGCCGTCCAGGGACTTCTTGCCGATGACCAGGACGTCCTCGAGCGTCAGATCGGTGATCTTGACGCGGGCCACGAACCAGGAGCAGGCGTGCCGGCGCACGGTGATCCGCTTGGCCCGGCCGCCCCAGGGCGTACCCGAGTTGGCGAAGGTCATCAGGCCGGAGTTGCCGGTGTACGTGAGGTCGTGCTCGAACTGGCCGTGGGTGACGAACGGGCCCTCGTCGTCGCCGTCGCCGTGGCAGTTGGTGACGTAGCAGTAGGCCGAGGCCGTGAAGTCGTTGAGGTGGCGGGCGTTGGAGGTGTGACAGTCCTCCACGTGCCCGTAGAGGCAGTAGATCTGCTGGGTGAGGTAGCCCGCACCGCCGTAGGTGACGGACTTCGGGTTGGTCAGCGAGCACTGTTCGGTGCGGTAGTACGTGCACCAGCGGCGCATCACCACCGGCCAGAAGGTGCCGATGGCCTCGATGCCGGAGACGTCGCAGCGCACCGCGTACTCGTAGGCGACCGGGTGCGAGCCGGTCATCTCGTCCTCGCCCCAGCCCTCGAAGACCATGTTGCGCACATGGGCGCGGTCGACGGGCTCGATCCGGGTCCAGGTCAGGGTGCGCCCCGCGGCCAGGTCCCAGCCGATCTGGTAGTTGACCCGGATGTGCGTGGCGTCGACGACACCGGTGACCTGGACGAGTCGCTGGATCTCCTTCTCGTACTGCCCCGACAGGGCGTTGATCTCCACCGCCCACCACTGGCCGACCGCGAACTCGGAGGAGTCCCCGACCTCGAAGAGGTCCGAGAGGTCCGGCATCGCCGCGCTCAGCGTGTGTTTGACGGTGGTGTCGGTGACGGTGCCGCGGAAGGAGAGGACGGCGCCGAAGGGGTTGTCGTGGGTGTTCTTCTCGATGCCGGTGGTGGTGATGTGGTGGCCGCCGAAGTCGAGTTCGATGTTCGAGCGGTCGAAGAGGTGGCGTCGGGTGAACAGGAGGTCGGTGTGGGCTTCGATGCGGTGGACGCTTGTGTCGTTGACCATGGCGTCGAGTGCGGCGTCGGCGGGGGTCTTGGCGTCGAGGTGGCCGAAGGTGCGGAAGTCGAGCGTTCCGGTGTGGAGCTGGTGCCAGCGTCCGGTCTTCGCCGTGGTGGGGGCGATGACGGTGCCGCCGTTGTGCGCGGCGGTGGACTTCTTGTGCCAGCGCAGGGCCATGGCGCCGCCGTCGCCGGGGGCGTGGTAGCCGGCCAGCAGGATCTGGGTGCCGTCGGTGAGCGGCCCGGTGTTCAGGGCCCGCAGCGCGGCGACCGTGTCCAGGTTCAGGACGTCACCGGTGCGGGCGGGGGCGGCCTGCGCGGAACCGGCGGCCATGGCCGAACCGGCCATGACCAGACCGGCGAGACCCGAAACC
This window of the Streptomyces sp. 840.1 genome carries:
- a CDS encoding peptidase C14, with amino-acid sequence MSVPHHSTSASSRRNVLRVSGLAGLVMAGSAMAAGSAQAAPARTGDVLNLDTVAALRALNTGPLTDGTQILLAGYHAPGDGGAMALRWHKKSTAAHNGGTVIAPTTAKTGRWHQLHTGTLDFRTFGHLDAKTPADAALDAMVNDTSVHRIEAHTDLLFTRRHLFDRSNIELDFGGHHITTTGIEKNTHDNPFGAVLSFRGTVTDTTVKHTLSAAMPDLSDLFEVGDSSEFAVGQWWAVEINALSGQYEKEIQRLVQVTGVVDATHIRVNYQIGWDLAAGRTLTWTRIEPVDRAHVRNMVFEGWGEDEMTGSHPVAYEYAVRCDVSGIEAIGTFWPVVMRRWCTYYRTEQCSLTNPKSVTYGGAGYLTQQIYCLYGHVEDCHTSNARHLNDFTASAYCYVTNCHGDGDDEGPFVTHGQFEHDLTYTGNSGLMTFANSGTPWGGRAKRITVRRHACSWFVARVKITDLTLEDVLVIGKKSLDGSGMLWVNADGVQMRGCTATGPLIVSRASDLSARPNVIADSAFAFAAGAEITQAGVSAPLTLQRTTLKGVDGAVFNGTGPLTLDQCTLTGSKDTAPVSLAHSDVSVLGGELRDTGLKLTSAGDQRLRIDGTRLSGTNKDGALLARTGAGRTVDWQLSGLDSAAPGGTAHVLLTEGTNRYRATGSTFTGGRLELRPAAFGGSSHLLHTGCVEDGTERTALPDEGDRVAHTAATLRF
- a CDS encoding Gfo/Idh/MocA family protein; translation: MSTHTPITGRPVRVALVGAGNRGLTYAEWIKAHPERAELVAVADPRPAARAAAGAPVEFDDWRPLVENRIADAVIVATQDRFHVEPVLALAGAGYAILAEKPLAPTEEETRRIVEGVERAGVLFAVCHVMRYTPYTDLVKEVVDSGVLGQLVSLDHLEPVGWWHYAHSYVRGPWRSEKDSSPMLLAKSCHDLDWITYVMGGRIEQVTGFGGLKHFRPENAPAGSAERCLDCAVEADCPYSALKLYMPTLREKGAVWPVTHVTGATDEAGLVQALREGPYGVCAYRSDNDVVDHQVLAMQLTDGVTATFQMVAFTEQTHRQTRIFGSHGWLIGDGERVTVQDFRTGESTVHELGASGSNAADGHGGGDAALVEAFVTAVATGDPGAVRSGPATSLGSHLAAFAAERARHTGTVQTVPAQ